A single Rattus norvegicus strain BN/NHsdMcwi chromosome 5, GRCr8, whole genome shotgun sequence DNA region contains:
- the Mup4l3 gene encoding alpha2u globulin precursor: MKLLLLLLCLGLTLVCGHAEEANSERGNLDVDKLNGDWFSIVVASDKREKIEQNGSMRFFVQHIDVLENSLGFKLCIKENGECRKLYSVAYKTPKIGEYFLEYDGGNTFTILKTDYERYVMFHLVNVNNGEAFQLMELYGRTKDLSSDIKEKFAKLCEAHGITRDNIIDLTKTDRCLQARG, from the exons AtgaagctgttgctgctgctgctgtgtctggGCCTGACCCTGGTCTGTGGCCATGCAGAAGAGGCTAATTCCGAGAGAGGGAACCTCGATGTGGACAAG CTCAATGGGGATTGGTTTTCTATTGTCGTGGCCtctgacaaaagagaaaagatagaacAAAACGGCAGCATGAGATTTTTTGTGCAGCACATCGATGTCTTGGAGAATTCCTTAGGCTTCAAGTTGTGTATTAA GGAAAATGGAGAGTGCAGGAAACTATATTCAGTTGCCTACAAAACGCCAAAGATTGGCGAATATTTTCTTGAGT ATGACGGAGGGAATACATTTACTATACTTAAGACAGACTATGAAAGATATGTCATGTTTCATCTCGTTAATGTCAACAATGGGGAAGCCTTCCAGCTGATGGAGCTCTATG GCAGAacaaaggatctgagttcagacatCAAGGAAAAGTTTGCAAAACTATGTGAGGCGCATGGAATCACTAGGGACAATATCATTGACCTAACCAAGACTG ATCGCTGTCTCCAGGCCCGAGGATGA